CTGCTCCAGAAAATTCCAAAAAAGAGGCTATTATCACGGCTTGTTTTGGGGTTATAGCCTTAGCACCAACTGCAGTAGCCATAGAATTTGCAACGTCATTGGCTCCAATCGCAAAAGCCATGGCAAAACCACTTGCAAAAGCAAGTAAAATCAGCATATCTTACCTCCTCAAATGTGAGTTATCATTCGTATCCTTTCCGCGACATTTTCGGCATGATCCGCTATCCTTGTGAGTAATCTGACCAGCTTCTCAAGGAAATATAGATCAACAGGGTGTATGGTGTTCTTCATGGAATAGATCTTCTTACCCAGCTCAAGGGATATTCTATCTGTTTGGGATTCGTTTGTTTCCACCTTGGTTGCAAGCTTGTCCTCTTCAGAAGCTATTGAACGAGAAAAAGAAGATTCTACCAATGTGAGCAAATCACCTATTGCCATGGCCATCATGTGTACCGAGTCAAGACTGTCTTCTGCAAGTTCAAAGATCAGATCTCTTATTTCTTTATTGAGAGGCTTTTCGAGTTTATTCAGAGTCAATGACTTGAGAAAATCATCTACAGCATCTATCACAGCGTCTTCTTCATGGAGAATTGTGAGGACATCAACTCTGTCAAAGTAAACAAATTTGAGCTTTGAATAGCTCTCTCTGATCATTACTTTGAGTTCATCAGCTTTATCCTCAAGCATATCTACCTCAGAACACATTTGATCGATCGGTTGATTGTCAAAATAATTTTTCAAAGCTGGCATTATGAACTGTGCGGCATTTTCTGTCACAAGTGCATGTTCATAGAGTAATCTCAATGGCGATTGCTTTGGAAACATCTTTCCAACAAAGCGTGTCAAATTCATCCCTCCATTCACCAAGAGTACAACAAAATCGCAGAAATCGCGACTATGATTATCGGTACAAAAACTCTTTTCAAAACTTTTAGAAAATCCACTTTAAAATACTGACAAGTCAGCACCAAGCACAAATGAACTGGCGATAATAAAACACCAATCACCGAGAAAACATAGACAATTATTGCTAAATTACTCGCGCCCATTCCAATAACAATTGGTAGATATACTCCTACCGCTCCACTCGTCAAGCCAGTCGACATACCTATTACAAGTGGAAGAACTATTGATATCACAAGCATCCCAAAACCAGCCTTTGAAAGTTCGGAGTTCATTTTCTGACCAATTCCAAGATCTATCATCGAATGCTTGTAAAGAAAGACTACAATTAAAATAGGTACGATATCCATTTTTTTAAATGAATTGATTAAAGGCTTCCAGACGAATTTGCTCCTGAGTATCGCATAAAAAGAGCTCGCAATCGACAATGCTAACCAACCATCTATTTTGAAAATTAGTATCATGAAACCCGTTGAAAGGATTATCAATAAAGGCCACATTTTCTTCAAATCTTCTTTTTGTATACGTCTCATCTTTGGTAATGTAAAGCCATTCAGATAAATCCAACCAATTAGAAAAGAAATCACAAAAAGAGGTGATAATTTAAGAGAAATTATCCCCAATGGTATATTCACAAGGCTTGACAGAAGATACATCGCAGGATAAACAGGCCAGAAGAATTCAAGACAATGGCGGAACCAATAATTGACGGTGGTTTTTTGTAGATTATCCATACCTAAGCCTATTTGATCAACCATAGGGGCAGTGAACATTGCTCCTGCAGGCATTGGCATGAGTCCTACTATTGCAGGCATCAACACAGCCGCAGATCGCGTATCTTGAAACAATTTTTGAACAGAGCTTGAGAAATGATCAGCGTCTCTTGAAACATTCATGAGTTCCCCAAGAAAATATATTAAGAAAATACTCGGAAGGAGTGTTATAAAAGAAATATCACTGATAGAAGCCAAAAATAATTTTGAAAATCCAAATATGATCTGTCGGTTGATTGCTGCAAAAATCGCAAAACCTGCTATCATAGAGATGATCAGTTTTTTGGTTATTCTTTGAAAAACAATCACCGACGCAAGAGACACAAGGACCGATAGAGTTGTCACCCGATGACCCCCTCTTGCTCAGACTCTGAGTCTATTTTACAAGTGAAGGAGGTTTAAAGTGTGATCAAGATCAAAAGAGTTTATGAAGAAAATGGTAAGTTCTTCGGTGTGAGTGATCAAAGCCCGTTTTATCCCGATGGAAAAGGTGGTCAATTAGGAGATCGTGGTAAGATTGGAACGGCTAATGTGCTTGGAGTGGAAGAAATCCAAAACGAGATAATTCATGTATTAGATAAGTTTATCGAACCTGGTGAGCACAACTACGCCATAGATGAATCAAGACGGTTTGACATAGCTGTGCAACATACGGCACAACATATATTATCCGCTTCATTCTTGAAAACTATTCAAGCAAAAACTATGAGCTTTCACATGGGTGAGGAATTCTCAACGATAGATCTTGACATACCACAACTCACACTTGAAGCTCTCGAAGATGTAGAATCAGTCGCAAACCAAGTTGTGAGAAATTGTCTGAATGTTCAGATAGTAGAAGTAGAAAGGAATGAAGCGGAAAGTATGAACCTTCGAAAATCACTGAGCGAAAAAGTCGGGCAAATTGTTAGAGTTGTCAAAATAGACGATTTCGATGCATCAGCCTGTGCTGGATTTCACGTTAAAAATACAGGTGAAATAGGTATTATCAAGGTAATTTCATGGGAAAAGACCAAAGGTGCACTCACAAGGGTCTATTTTGTGGCAGGAAATAGAGCATTACGTGACTACAGCAAAAGAGTACTCGTTCTGAGACAACTGTCAAAACTACTCACAAGTTCTGTAGATGAAATGACAATCCGAGTTGAAACTTTACTGAATAAGATAAGAGATCAAACATCTTTGATCAATCGCTTAGCCGAGGAGACGGCAAAGATCATTGCCGACAATTTACCCGAAAGATCGATCGGAAAATACAAAATCACAACTTACGAAGGCTTTGATGACGTAGCCAATGTCTTGCCAAAATATTTCAAATCAGATTTGTTGATATGTAAAACAACGGGAGGATATCAATTTATCTCAAAGGATCTTGATTGTTCAAGATTGATAAGCTATTTAAAAGAGCGAGTTTCTGGTGTTGGTGGAGGAGGAGCAAAGCGAGGTTCATTGAAAACCGAGATTGGTTGGCAAGAATTGTTATTACTCGTTGAAGAAGCCTTGGGGGTGATGTAATGAAATTGACTTTGGCAAAAATTCCAACACCTATTGAGTATTTATCAAGATTGAGTCGAGAATACAACAAAGAAATATATGTGAAAAGAGACGATATGACAGAGCTCGTATCAAGTGGTAATAAGATAAGAAAACTTGAATTTTTGCTCGCCGATGCCTTAAGAAAAAGATGTGACATTGTCTTTACCTGTGGTGGCATACAATCAAATCACGCAAGGGCAACTGCTCATCTGTCGATTAAATTAGGTCTCAAACCCGTTTTGTTCCTAAGACAACCCCAGGCAATGGATAAAAATTCACAGGTCCCCAAAGTTGAGGTTAAAACTCTCAAAGGTAACGAACCAATGGGAGCTTACAATCAAGATAACGGGAATTTATTAATCGACAAACTTCTTGGTGCTGAATTGATCACTGTAACAGTAGATCAATATGAAAATATAGACCAAGTTTATGAAGAACATAAAAAGGACTATGAAAGAAAGGGTTTGAAAGTTTACACAATACCAGAAGGTGGCTCTAACTCCTTAGGTGCGATGGGATATGTTTATGCCGCTGCGGAGATAATATCACAAGTGGATTTGGATGAATTCGATGCAATATATTGTGCCGTTGGAAGTGGTGGTACTTATGCCGGATTGATAGCCGGACTGAGATACATGGGTTATAAAACAAAGGTCATAGGAATCAATGTAACAAAAACTTCATCACAACGATTCGTTGAAAAGATAGAACAGATAGTCAAAGGGATGAAAGATTTCGGTATAGATGTACGTATAGAAAAGAAAGAAATAGAGATAATCGATGATTTCAGTGGGCCAGCTTACGCAATCCCAACAGAATCCGATCTGGATTATATAAAACATGTCGCTTCAAATGAAGGGATCATACTCGACCCTGTCTATACCGCAAAGACTTTTCGGGGAATGATAGAGACATCCAAAAAAGGACAGAAAATTTTGTTCATACACACAGGTGGACTTTTTGGATTGTTTGCTCAGGCAGATAAATTCATCTGGAAATGAGAAGATTAATCTTTTTAATTGGAATTATTCCACTACTTTGTGGATGTGTCTATATCATTGAACCAAAGGACATCGTCTATGAGCTCACTGGTGATCTTTATACTGCACGAGTTTATCACCTAAAAGTGGGCGTTAAAAATGCTTTGGGTTTTTTAATGGCTGGTACAACAATCAAGGTCAATGGAGTTGAATACAAAACAGATGACTTTGGCTATGCTGTGATCCAACTTTATTACGAGAAAGCCGGTATCAAAGAGCTCAAGATCGAGAAAGAATCCATTCATAAAACATTAGAAATCGATGTGAAAAAACCATCATGGCTCATCTTTTTATGGCTTGCCTCCGATAACAATCTCGATTATCAAGCGATACGTGATTTAGAAGAAATGAAAAACGCTGCACGGGATGTCTCTCTGATCATTCTATGGGATAGTTCAGATGAATCGAAAGATGGAATATACGTAATGGATGGTTCGACTCCAATTAGAATAGAAGAAACCGGTGAGATCAACAGTGGAGATGGTAATCTTCTTAAATATTATACTGAAAGGTTTAGTAAAATCGATTCAAACTACAAAGCCCTAATAATATGGAATCATGGCTTGGCCTGGGACGATCGAAATGTTTACAAAACCAAGGGTATTTCTTACGACGATCAAAGCAATGATTTTTTCACCATTCAAGAAATCTCAGATAATGTAACAGGTAACTGGGATGTATTTGGAATGGATGCTTGTTTAATGGGTTCTATAGAAGTAGTTTACGCTTTAAAGGATGTTGCCGATTACATCTTAGCTTCAGCACATAATATTCCAGGAACTGGTTGGGATTACAACTTCACAGGATCGATAAGTCAAAGTATACCCTTAGAGATGTGTGAAAAAATAGTCGATTCTTACAGAGATTTTTACAGTAATTTCCAAAATATCTCTCTTGCAGTTTATGAAACAAAATATATAAGTGGCGCCGTAGATTTGTTTAATGAATTTCTTTCAACAACCAACACAGAACTGCAAAAAAGTTCCTGGACGACTTACAGTTCAAGTTATTGTTTGTACGATCTTGGTGAAGTTCTTGAGAGTCTTCAAGCGACACAAGTTTGGAATGGGTTTAGTCAAGTTGTTGTATACAAGTATTTGTCAAATTCCAGACCAAAGAGTCTTGCTACAAGTATCTTTGTGTGTAAAGACATAGAAAAAATGAATTATGACTCAACAAGATTTGCCATAGACACAGTATGGGATGAATTTCTTTTAGGTCATTGATCTTTGAAGTTATAGATAATTGATGTTTTTCTTGATTGGATAAAGGATTCAAGTTTGTGCATATCAAGCTCAGCCAAAAGAACGGTATCACCATTAGTAGAATTGTTCTTGACTATGTACCCGTCAAAAGAGCTGGTAATCGGAATCGGGGCTGTGACAGAAGCCCTGGCTTTCAGATCTTTTCCAAAAAACTTTCCAGACATTGCCGACCACAATCCATAAAATCCAACCATCTGTGAATGAGCCCACATATAAAATCGATCATCCCATTCTTTGTAATCAGTTAAACCAAATCCTGGAGTTGAAAGTATTCTCACACCATTATCTACGAACTGTTTCAATTTCAAACTATTTGTAAGTGATCTTTTTGGTACAACCGCTATCTTATAATCTTGCGTTTCAAAGATCATATTCTGCTTTGTACCTTCATGATATGCCATTAGTCCTTGCGTTGTGCCGAAAATCACGGAACAATTCCAGATCCTTGAAAGCTCAGCCATGACATTCTCACATGCTCGACTTGTTATCACAGAAGATTGATTAAGCGTCTTGACATATCTCTTACCTGGTGAGAGCAAAAGTAAAGGAAAGGTACCATAGAAAATCGTGTCCGTCAAGTGTGGAAAAACTATTATTTGCGGTGAAAAATCTCTCATTTTCACAAGAAAATGATTAATCAATGTCACAAACCCACCAAATCCAGAGATAGAAATATAATCCATCTGAACAACTGCAACTTTAACTACTCCTTTAATTCTTTTCTGTGGGAATGGTTGCACCAAAGTCCTGAGCCAACGTTGAAGCTTATTCCTTGAGAGTGAGGTAGAGAGTAAAAATCGAGTCAAACCCATGACACTCAACCTTCAGCGAAACTTCTCACGCTGAAAAAGACACCACTTTCAGTTTTTGAAACATCCATATCAATCATGCAACTTGTAGTGGAATCATATACTATCCCGGATTTTTCTCTTCCCTGACCCGGTACACAAAATTGGTATTGCAAGTTGTCTGCGTGATTTATCAACAAAGCTACAGGTACATTGAACTCTTTGCTCGCACCCCAACAAATCGCCTTTGTCAAGAGTAGATCAGAAATATTCGTGACACGCTGAAATACAATCGTTAAAAGTGTGTCAGATTCTCTGGATTTGTGTATCAATTCCCAATTAATCACCTTTGAAGAACAAATAATCACCATTTTTCCAAACGGGGTGTTCAGGTAATCAAAATCACTGCCATAGTGGATCTCATCTGAATTGGTGGCAACATACATATAACCTTTATCGTTACCTATTAGATAAGCATAAGCACCAGCAATGGGTTCTTCAATCCACGAAACAGCCAAATCGGTATGGTAAAATTCCTTCAAAACAATCTGCCTTCCAAGCAGAAGCCTCACGCATTCACCTCTGAAGATATTATAACACAAAAGGGAGGCTCACGCCTCCCTCTGGCGGGGACGACGGGACTTGAACCCGCGGCCACCGGTGTGACAGACCGGCATGCTAACCAGACTGCACCACGTCCCCAACACTTTTGTATTTTGACAGAAAATCCGAAGAAAGTCAAGTGGGCTTTTGAAGTTACTTTATTCTAAATTCAAGGTAAAATCATATCGAAAGTAAGTATTTCGTTCATCACTCCTGAGTTTGATTTGGTTTATTAAAAGCTTATCAGCTTTACATGTTGATTTCTTTCATTTTCATGGGTTTAGAAAATCGTATAATATATAATGGAAGGAAATTCAGCCGGCTGGTGTGCACACAGAAACGTATATTGGCATAGGTCTAATCTTTCAGAGAAAACTCTGTCGCAATGTTGTGTTGTTTTAACCTTACACATTCTTCCAACAAATCGACAAATTTCTGATCCAATGGCATATCTTTCATTATCTGTATTGCTTCTAACTCTGTATAAGCTTTTCTATAAGGTCTGTCATCTATCAAAGCGCTGTAAACATCTGCCACAGCAAGAATTCGAGCAAGTAATGGTATTTGTTCACCTTGTAATCTTTCTGGATAACCAGAACCGTCAAGACGTTCGTGATGATACCGAATGATTTTTGCTGTCTCTCGTAACCCTGGAAATTTTTCAACGATTTGCGCACCTATTTCGGGATGAATTTGAATAATTTCGTATTCCTGTGTCGAAAGTTTTCCAAGCTTGTTGAGAATACTCTCTGGTACAGCGATTTTCCCTATATCATGGAGTATTGCTGCTTTATATAGGAGTTTCAAATCTCTTTTTGAGAGTCTTGAAATCTTTCCGAGTTCCAATGAAATACGAGCAACCATTTTCGAATGATTTGCTGTATAACTGTCCTTTTTGGAAAGAATCTCTATGATTGCTTCAAGACCTTCGTACTCATAATGCTGCCTTATTAGAAATCTCCTTAGACTCTCAAAGGATATGACTGTCATGAATGCTATAAGAAGAGAAATGATGAAACTGTAGAAACTGAAAATTCTCCCAGAATAAACGAGTTTAAAGTCACCGTTTTTATAAGATATACGAACGACATTCTTCAATCCAGTCTCTGTGAGAATACCACCGGAATCAAAAAGGGCATAAATCGATTTATCTTTTACCCTTAACTGCCCTTCATCATCGTAAATACCAAATTTCATTCTGACAAAACCATTTTCATAGCCAATTTCGTACTCTTTCTCTATATTTTCATCTATCAAATCAACCTTAATCAAATTTGGATAAAGGCTTTTCATCTCCTCAACTTGCCGACTTAGAAACCCTTCATCACCTCTTAAAATTGCCTTGAACATATCATCCCAATGAAAATATCCTTCGCTCAACCCCTTTGCGGTGTATTGCAAATGTGCAACAAAAACCTGTAGAGCTAATTGCTCCACCTGTGAGGCTTTCTGGTGATTGATATTTATAAAAAACAATGCCGATAAAACAAAGGCAACTGTCAAAATAATTGGATGAAGTAGAAATTGTTTTCTGAAAATTATATTACTTTCACCTACTTGTGCTTTGAGATGAAGTTTTCAATCGATCTATCCCAACTTTTCTCATCTTCCTTTGAAAAATAACACGCAGGAAGTTCTCCATGAGATCTATGATAAGCAAGGCACTCACAGCAAATACCCTTTCGTGGACATCCTGGGTATGAACAGTTGCAGCTTTTGAGGTTTCTTTCTCTGTTAACACAGTTCACAGAATCTACCTCCTCAATCAGCCTTCATGAAGATTTTAGCAGAAAACCACAAAGCCACAACCCCACAAACAAGGAAGATGATATTTGTCGTTACAAAATATATCGTGCTCATAGCCTGTGCATTCGCACTGTAACGAACAAGATCTGCGGCATATTTGACTGGAAGAATATAGGCGATCCATCTTATATAACTGGGCATGAAGTTGATTGGAAAATATACTCCCGAGAAAAAGACCATAACTGTGTTGAGAATTGAAGCGGCGTTCGACGCCGCATTCGTGTTTTTAAATACAGATAAAAGTAAGACTCCTATCGCCATCATTCCAATCGTGACGAAAACGACGGTTGGCACCAACAAAAACCAATTGAACTGTATATTACTCTTAAAGATCACGCTACACAGCATCAAAACAACTACAAGAGACAAAAAACTGAGAATCAATCTCACAAAAGAGACACTCGAAATAATCTTGATTGGCTCAACACCAGTCAAAGTCAATCTTCTAAGGGTACCCTTTTTCCTGTAATTTCCAAAAACCGTTATTATAGAAAACATCCCATTCGAGAACAAAGACAATGCTATAACGCCCATCATCATATAGTCAAAATCCGAGATTTCCGTAGTGGTTTGTTGAATTTGTTTACTGTCGATATCTATGTACTTTCTGGGTGAATTGATGGTTTTTTCAATAATTCCCTTCAAGGAAAGCTCTAAAATCTTTACTTCACCGATAAGCGACGGGTTGTTTTGATAATATAAACTAACACTTGTTCCGAAGGTTGTTACTCCGATTGGAATCTTTGATTCTTGCACATCACTCAAGAGATCTTTATCATCATGATAAATCTTTACATCCCAACTACCCAACTCTTCCAGTGCTGAGATGATCTTTGCATCGTCTGTATATATTCCAATCGTTCTTCTGTAAGAACTCTCACCACTGAACACAAATCCGAAGATCAGAAGGAACACCACAGGGAAAAAGACTGTGAAGAAAAGACCAACTGAATTTCTCACAGATTCCAATGAATAAGCCTTCATGAAAACAAAGAATTGCCTATTCATAACCCATCACCCTCTTGAAGTTCAGAGAGAAAGCAACAATTGAACCTATGATCCACAATCCCGGAATGACCCAAAATTCCATTTGAGAAAAACTATATAGATGTAGTCCAAGGGAATATCTCAAATTTTCAACCAAATAGGTTGTCGGTAATATTCGCACCACGATTTTAATAAGCTGAGGCATGTTGAAATTCAAAACTGGAAAATAGAATCCTCCAAGGAACATCAATATCTGATAGGCAATCTGAGTAATAACCAGAGCGGTAGTGAACTTTCTGCAGAAAGATGCAACCACTATTCCCAAACTGAAACAAACAGCTATTGAATACAAAAGCTTCAATATGAATTCAATAGACAAACAAAGAGTACTTATTTTGTAAACTGCCAATCCCATTACATAGATCAATACGCAAGAGAGTACCATACTTGTGAAAAGACTCATACCCAGTGATAAAAGATAATCAAAAGAATTAGTTGGAGTTGTATACAATCTCTTGTTTACCGCTTGCTCTCGGTTGTAGATCAGTCCAAGCGGAAGGCTGAACAACGCTCCAGACATGATAGACATAAGCAATATGGCTGGAAAAACATATGTTGGATAGTGAAATTGATTCGAATGTCTTTGCCCTTCAATAGGCTTTACAATAAAATCAACAACCTTGTACTCTCCACCAGATCTTAAAATCGCCTGTTTTGACATCTCAAGATCAACTTGTTGGAGAATGGATTGAAGTATTTTGCTCGCTATCTGTGATTCATAAGAATTTGCAAGTGTATAGAGCTCAATCTTTGCCGGACTACCTGAAAAAAGCATGACTCTCGCCATTGATATGT
The DNA window shown above is from Thermotoga profunda AZM34c06 and carries:
- a CDS encoding DUF47 domain-containing protein, whose protein sequence is MTRFVGKMFPKQSPLRLLYEHALVTENAAQFIMPALKNYFDNQPIDQMCSEVDMLEDKADELKVMIRESYSKLKFVYFDRVDVLTILHEEDAVIDAVDDFLKSLTLNKLEKPLNKEIRDLIFELAEDSLDSVHMMAMAIGDLLTLVESSFSRSIASEEDKLATKVETNESQTDRISLELGKKIYSMKNTIHPVDLYFLEKLVRLLTRIADHAENVAERIRMITHI
- a CDS encoding DUF401 family protein, which gives rise to MTTLSVLVSLASVIVFQRITKKLIISMIAGFAIFAAINRQIIFGFSKLFLASISDISFITLLPSIFLIYFLGELMNVSRDADHFSSSVQKLFQDTRSAAVLMPAIVGLMPMPAGAMFTAPMVDQIGLGMDNLQKTTVNYWFRHCLEFFWPVYPAMYLLSSLVNIPLGIISLKLSPLFVISFLIGWIYLNGFTLPKMRRIQKEDLKKMWPLLIILSTGFMILIFKIDGWLALSIASSFYAILRSKFVWKPLINSFKKMDIVPILIVVFLYKHSMIDLGIGQKMNSELSKAGFGMLVISIVLPLVIGMSTGLTSGAVGVYLPIVIGMGASNLAIIVYVFSVIGVLLSPVHLCLVLTCQYFKVDFLKVLKRVFVPIIIVAISAILLYSW
- a CDS encoding alanyl-tRNA editing protein, giving the protein MIKIKRVYEENGKFFGVSDQSPFYPDGKGGQLGDRGKIGTANVLGVEEIQNEIIHVLDKFIEPGEHNYAIDESRRFDIAVQHTAQHILSASFLKTIQAKTMSFHMGEEFSTIDLDIPQLTLEALEDVESVANQVVRNCLNVQIVEVERNEAESMNLRKSLSEKVGQIVRVVKIDDFDASACAGFHVKNTGEIGIIKVISWEKTKGALTRVYFVAGNRALRDYSKRVLVLRQLSKLLTSSVDEMTIRVETLLNKIRDQTSLINRLAEETAKIIADNLPERSIGKYKITTYEGFDDVANVLPKYFKSDLLICKTTGGYQFISKDLDCSRLISYLKERVSGVGGGGAKRGSLKTEIGWQELLLLVEEALGVM
- a CDS encoding D-cysteine desulfhydrase family protein, with protein sequence MKLTLAKIPTPIEYLSRLSREYNKEIYVKRDDMTELVSSGNKIRKLEFLLADALRKRCDIVFTCGGIQSNHARATAHLSIKLGLKPVLFLRQPQAMDKNSQVPKVEVKTLKGNEPMGAYNQDNGNLLIDKLLGAELITVTVDQYENIDQVYEEHKKDYERKGLKVYTIPEGGSNSLGAMGYVYAAAEIISQVDLDEFDAIYCAVGSGGTYAGLIAGLRYMGYKTKVIGINVTKTSSQRFVEKIEQIVKGMKDFGIDVRIEKKEIEIIDDFSGPAYAIPTESDLDYIKHVASNEGIILDPVYTAKTFRGMIETSKKGQKILFIHTGGLFGLFAQADKFIWK
- a CDS encoding clostripain-related cysteine peptidase, which encodes MRRLIFLIGIIPLLCGCVYIIEPKDIVYELTGDLYTARVYHLKVGVKNALGFLMAGTTIKVNGVEYKTDDFGYAVIQLYYEKAGIKELKIEKESIHKTLEIDVKKPSWLIFLWLASDNNLDYQAIRDLEEMKNAARDVSLIILWDSSDESKDGIYVMDGSTPIRIEETGEINSGDGNLLKYYTERFSKIDSNYKALIIWNHGLAWDDRNVYKTKGISYDDQSNDFFTIQEISDNVTGNWDVFGMDACLMGSIEVVYALKDVADYILASAHNIPGTGWDYNFTGSISQSIPLEMCEKIVDSYRDFYSNFQNISLAVYETKYISGAVDLFNEFLSTTNTELQKSSWTTYSSSYCLYDLGEVLESLQATQVWNGFSQVVVYKYLSNSRPKSLATSIFVCKDIEKMNYDSTRFAIDTVWDEFLLGH
- a CDS encoding HD-GYP domain-containing protein — encoded protein: MTVAFVLSALFFININHQKASQVEQLALQVFVAHLQYTAKGLSEGYFHWDDMFKAILRGDEGFLSRQVEEMKSLYPNLIKVDLIDENIEKEYEIGYENGFVRMKFGIYDDEGQLRVKDKSIYALFDSGGILTETGLKNVVRISYKNGDFKLVYSGRIFSFYSFIISLLIAFMTVISFESLRRFLIRQHYEYEGLEAIIEILSKKDSYTANHSKMVARISLELGKISRLSKRDLKLLYKAAILHDIGKIAVPESILNKLGKLSTQEYEIIQIHPEIGAQIVEKFPGLRETAKIIRYHHERLDGSGYPERLQGEQIPLLARILAVADVYSALIDDRPYRKAYTELEAIQIMKDMPLDQKFVDLLEECVRLKQHNIATEFSLKD
- a CDS encoding DUF6485 family protein; amino-acid sequence: MNCVNRERNLKSCNCSYPGCPRKGICCECLAYHRSHGELPACYFSKEDEKSWDRSIENFISKHK
- a CDS encoding ABC transporter permease, whose protein sequence is MNRQFFVFMKAYSLESVRNSVGLFFTVFFPVVFLLIFGFVFSGESSYRRTIGIYTDDAKIISALEELGSWDVKIYHDDKDLLSDVQESKIPIGVTTFGTSVSLYYQNNPSLIGEVKILELSLKGIIEKTINSPRKYIDIDSKQIQQTTTEISDFDYMMMGVIALSLFSNGMFSIITVFGNYRKKGTLRRLTLTGVEPIKIISSVSFVRLILSFLSLVVVLMLCSVIFKSNIQFNWFLLVPTVVFVTIGMMAIGVLLLSVFKNTNAASNAASILNTVMVFFSGVYFPINFMPSYIRWIAYILPVKYAADLVRYSANAQAMSTIYFVTTNIIFLVCGVVALWFSAKIFMKAD
- a CDS encoding ABC transporter permease: MRIFKLSKAFFLNDVREFSGFFWPFIFPLILFFILVSVFSGTSSNDSGIIFRLGIVKEEDFAGFGKILEQVIEKIQPEPFQITMFEDLDEAQKNLQLKKIDLVLRIPKGLNISMARVMLFSGSPAKIELYTLANSYESQIASKILQSILQQVDLEMSKQAILRSGGEYKVVDFIVKPIEGQRHSNQFHYPTYVFPAILLMSIMSGALFSLPLGLIYNREQAVNKRLYTTPTNSFDYLLSLGMSLFTSMVLSCVLIYVMGLAVYKISTLCLSIEFILKLLYSIAVCFSLGIVVASFCRKFTTALVITQIAYQILMFLGGFYFPVLNFNMPQLIKIVVRILPTTYLVENLRYSLGLHLYSFSQMEFWVIPGLWIIGSIVAFSLNFKRVMGYE